A genomic stretch from Rhodomicrobium vannielii ATCC 17100 includes:
- a CDS encoding SixA phosphatase family protein has product MKTVTLFRHAKSGDKDNPNLDDFDRPLSDRGLKAAPKMGAALRDRGVRPELILCSPSVRTRQTLTLASAAAWDNPPAECFETRIYEAGERTLLKLLRDCPEEADHVMLVGHNPGLQDLAVTFAQPGSAERHAIKDKLPTAAIVSFEFDAEAWNDLEPGEGRVRLFITPNTLPPIGQANTAPPYGQGQE; this is encoded by the coding sequence ATGAAGACCGTAACGCTGTTCCGCCACGCCAAGTCCGGTGACAAGGACAATCCGAATCTCGACGATTTCGACCGGCCGCTGAGCGACCGGGGCCTCAAGGCCGCGCCAAAAATGGGGGCTGCGCTCCGTGATCGCGGCGTGCGGCCGGAGCTCATCCTGTGTTCGCCGTCTGTCCGCACGCGTCAGACGCTGACGCTCGCGAGCGCCGCTGCGTGGGACAATCCGCCGGCGGAATGCTTCGAAACGAGGATCTACGAAGCGGGCGAGCGCACCCTGCTGAAGCTTCTGCGGGATTGTCCCGAGGAAGCGGATCACGTCATGCTCGTCGGCCATAATCCGGGCTTGCAGGATCTGGCCGTAACCTTCGCGCAGCCCGGCAGCGCCGAGCGTCACGCGATCAAGGACAAACTGCCGACCGCCGCCATTGTCAGCTTCGAGTTCGACGCCGAGGCGTGGAACGATCTGGAGCCAGGGGAGGGCCGCGTCCGCCTCTTCATCACGCCGAACACGCTTCCGCCGATAGGTCAGGCGAACACGGCTCCGCCTTATGGCCAAGGACAAGAATAA
- a CDS encoding anthranilate synthase component II: MIIIIDNYDSFTYNLVHYFGDLGVETLVYRNDEKTVAQVFAEKPEAIVMSPGPCTPNEAGICLELVRENKGHIPLFGVCLGHQTIGQAFGGNVIRAPILMHGKMSNIYHQGTSLFRGLPDGFEATRYHSLIVESDTLPACLTATARTSDGLIMALEHKDEPTFGVQFHPESIASQHGHAILANFLTLAGVRFAPRKPGLVPDAASSSVAA; this comes from the coding sequence ATGATCATCATCATCGATAATTACGATAGCTTCACCTACAACCTCGTCCATTATTTCGGCGATCTCGGCGTGGAAACGCTGGTCTACCGCAATGACGAGAAGACGGTGGCGCAGGTCTTCGCCGAGAAGCCGGAAGCCATCGTCATGTCGCCCGGCCCGTGTACGCCGAACGAGGCGGGCATCTGCCTCGAACTCGTGCGCGAGAACAAGGGCCATATCCCGCTGTTCGGCGTCTGCCTCGGCCACCAGACCATAGGCCAGGCTTTCGGCGGCAACGTCATCCGCGCGCCGATCCTCATGCACGGCAAGATGTCGAACATTTATCATCAGGGCACGAGCCTGTTTCGCGGCCTGCCGGATGGGTTCGAGGCGACGCGCTACCATTCGCTGATCGTCGAAAGCGACACGCTGCCCGCCTGCCTCACAGCGACGGCGCGCACCTCGGACGGGCTTATCATGGCGCTCGAACATAAGGATGAGCCGACGTTTGGCGTGCAGTTCCACCCCGAGAGCATCGCGAGCCAGCACGGCCATGCGATCCTCGCGAACTTCCTGACGCTGGCGGGCGTCCGCTTTGCGCCGCGAAAACCGGGGCTTGTGCCGGACGCGGCGTCTTCATCCGTGGCAGCGTGA
- the trpD gene encoding anthranilate phosphoribosyltransferase, translated as MTSPVNAPIASDLHAGFRFALEKAAVGTTLSEAEARAAFLAIMHGSVSEIELAAFVAALKARGETVDEIAGAVAAMRSLMVPVEAPEGALDVVGTGGDAKGTFNISTATAFVLAGAGVPVAKHGNRAVSSKSGAADVLEKLGVTLKMPVERHKRCFERAGLTFLWAPTHHPAMRHAAPVRAALKLRTIFNLLGPLTNPASAKRMLIGAYSEDWLQPMAEVLRRNGAHHVWAVHGADGMDELSTTGASRVVELKDGAFTTFDVHPGDAGLPEARLDHLQAGTPEEAAIAMRALLRGERGPFRDIVLLNGAAAFIVAGRAASLREGAALAAASIDEGHAEKALDGLIAASADTPDAANDDRPNAAVTG; from the coding sequence ATGACTTCGCCCGTTAACGCGCCCATCGCTTCCGACCTTCACGCCGGCTTCCGTTTCGCGCTGGAGAAGGCCGCCGTCGGCACAACGCTCAGCGAGGCGGAGGCGCGCGCGGCTTTCCTCGCCATCATGCACGGCTCGGTTTCCGAGATCGAACTGGCGGCTTTCGTCGCTGCGCTGAAGGCGCGCGGGGAGACGGTGGACGAGATCGCGGGCGCGGTCGCCGCCATGCGGTCGCTGATGGTGCCGGTCGAAGCGCCGGAAGGCGCGCTCGATGTGGTCGGAACCGGCGGCGACGCGAAGGGCACGTTCAACATCTCAACCGCCACGGCCTTCGTGCTGGCGGGGGCTGGCGTGCCGGTGGCGAAGCACGGCAACCGGGCGGTATCGTCGAAATCGGGCGCGGCCGACGTGCTCGAAAAGCTGGGCGTGACGCTGAAAATGCCGGTCGAGCGGCACAAGCGCTGCTTCGAGCGCGCCGGTCTGACGTTCCTGTGGGCACCCACCCATCACCCCGCGATGCGCCACGCCGCGCCGGTTCGCGCCGCGCTCAAGCTGCGCACGATCTTCAATCTGCTTGGGCCCCTGACCAACCCGGCCAGCGCCAAACGCATGTTGATCGGCGCCTATTCCGAGGACTGGCTCCAGCCCATGGCGGAGGTGCTTCGACGCAACGGTGCGCATCATGTGTGGGCCGTGCACGGCGCTGACGGTATGGACGAACTCTCCACCACAGGCGCGAGCCGCGTGGTCGAACTCAAGGACGGCGCGTTCACCACGTTCGACGTGCACCCTGGCGACGCTGGCCTGCCGGAAGCGCGGCTCGACCATCTCCAAGCCGGGACGCCGGAAGAAGCGGCCATCGCGATGCGCGCGCTTCTTCGCGGCGAGCGCGGGCCCTTCCGCGACATCGTGCTTTTGAACGGAGCCGCCGCGTTCATCGTCGCGGGCCGCGCGGCCTCGTTGCGCGAGGGTGCAGCGCTCGCCGCCGCTTCGATCGATGAAGGACACGCGGAGAAGGCGCTCGACGGGCTGATCGCCGCCAGCGCCGACACCCCCGACGCAGCCAATGACGACCGGCCGAACGCGGCCGTAACAGGATAA
- the trpC gene encoding indole-3-glycerol phosphate synthase TrpC yields MSILDRIVAYKKEEVAAAKAQVSLAELEERAAAAPRVRDFFDALSRRVAVVEPALIAEVKKASPSRGLIRPDFDPAAIARAYEAGGANCLSVLTDGPSFQGTPAYLVAAREACSLPVLRKDFMVDPYQVTEARAMGADCILVIMACTTDALAEELIAAASTHNMDVLVEVHNEDELARALALDSWLIGINNRDLNSFETHLETTERLARLIPPGRIIVSESGIFAPADIARLMREGAGAFLVGESLMRHDDVEAATRALLGGSARGERQAATA; encoded by the coding sequence ATGAGCATTCTCGACCGCATTGTCGCCTACAAGAAAGAGGAAGTGGCCGCCGCGAAAGCGCAGGTTTCGCTTGCCGAGCTTGAGGAGCGCGCCGCCGCTGCGCCCCGCGTCCGCGACTTCTTCGACGCTCTGTCGCGCCGCGTCGCCGTGGTTGAGCCCGCGCTGATCGCCGAGGTGAAGAAGGCCAGCCCGTCGCGCGGACTGATCCGCCCGGATTTCGACCCTGCCGCCATCGCGCGCGCCTATGAAGCGGGCGGCGCGAACTGCCTCTCCGTGTTGACGGATGGCCCCTCGTTCCAGGGCACGCCCGCCTATCTCGTCGCCGCGCGCGAGGCGTGCTCGCTGCCGGTGCTGCGCAAGGATTTCATGGTCGATCCCTATCAGGTGACGGAGGCGCGCGCGATGGGCGCGGATTGCATCCTCGTCATCATGGCTTGTACGACCGACGCGCTGGCCGAAGAGCTGATCGCAGCCGCGAGCACGCACAACATGGATGTGCTGGTCGAGGTGCATAACGAAGATGAACTCGCCCGCGCGCTCGCCCTCGATTCCTGGCTGATCGGCATCAACAACCGCGACCTCAACAGCTTCGAGACGCATCTCGAAACGACGGAGAGGCTGGCGCGGCTCATCCCTCCGGGGCGGATTATCGTTTCCGAAAGCGGCATTTTCGCCCCCGCCGACATTGCAAGGCTCATGCGCGAAGGCGCGGGCGCGTTCCTCGTCGGCGAAAGCCTCATGCGCCATGACGACGTCGAGGCCGCGACGCGCGCGCTTCTCGGCGGTTCGGCTCGCGGCGAAAGGCAGGCAGCCACCGCATGA
- the moaC gene encoding cyclic pyranopterin monophosphate synthase MoaC: MSGLSHIDGKGEAAMVDVAGKAETERTAVAEGWLVTARETLALIEDGAIAKGDVLAAARIAGIMAAKRTAELIPLCHPLSLTKVSVGFDLRPERPGVRVEALAQATGKTGVEMEALTAVSVACLTLYDMLKAADKTMVIDGVRLLKKTGGRSSSGS; this comes from the coding sequence ATGAGCGGGCTTTCCCATATCGACGGGAAAGGCGAGGCCGCCATGGTCGACGTCGCGGGCAAGGCCGAAACGGAGCGGACGGCGGTCGCCGAAGGCTGGCTCGTGACGGCGCGGGAAACTCTGGCGCTGATCGAGGATGGCGCGATCGCAAAGGGCGACGTGCTGGCCGCCGCGCGCATCGCGGGCATCATGGCGGCGAAGCGCACGGCCGAACTCATCCCGCTGTGCCACCCGCTTTCGCTTACGAAAGTCAGTGTAGGCTTCGACCTGCGCCCCGAGCGTCCGGGCGTTCGCGTGGAAGCGCTCGCCCAGGCGACCGGCAAGACCGGCGTCGAGATGGAGGCGCTTACGGCGGTTTCGGTCGCGTGTCTCACGCTCTACGACATGCTGAAAGCCGCCGACAAGACGATGGTGATCGATGGCGTTCGCCTGCTGAAGAAGACCGGCGGGCGAAGCAGCAGCGGCTCCTGA